TCTACGTCGCGGAGGCGGCGCTCGAGGCCGACGCCCTCCTGCCGATCAACCGGGTGAAGCCGCACACCAACTTCGGCGGGCGGATCGAGAGCGGACTCTGTAAGATGGCCGTCGTCGGCTTCGGGAAACAGCACGGCGCGCGGGCGTTTCACTCGACCGCGATCGACCGCGGCTACGTGCCGACGCTCGAGGCGGCGCTCTCCCGTCTTCGGGAGGCGGTCCCGCTGGTCGGCGGGATCGCGCTCGTCGAGAACTTCCACGAGGAGACCGCGCTCGTCGAGGCGATCCCGGGCGACGAGTTCGAGGAACGCGAACCGGCGCTGCTGGAGCGGGCGAAAGCGGAGATGGCGACGCTGCCCACCGACGAGATCGACCTGCTGGTCGTCGACGAACTCGGCAAGGAGGTCTCCGGGGCGGGAATGGACACGAATGTGATCGGCCGCTACCGCGTGCTCAACGCGCCGGACCCCGAGACCCCGGCGATCGACCTGATCTACGCGCGTGGGCTGACCGAGGGGACGAAGGGCAACGGAAACGGGATCGGCCTCGCCGATATCACCCGAAAGGCGGCGATCGACCAGCTCGACCTGCAGAAGACGTACGCGAACGCGCTCACGAGCGGCTCGCTCGCGAAGGCACAGCTCCCGGTGGTCGCGCCCGACGACGAACTCGCGCTCCGGATCGCGCTGAACTCGCTCGGGGGCTACGACGCCGAGACCGTGCGAGTCGTCTGGATCGAGAACACGACCGACCTCGCGGAGCTGCGGATCTCGGAGGCGCTCGTCCCCGAACTCTCGGAGAGGACGTCGGTTCTCGACCGCGAACGACTCGCCTTCGAGGACGGCGAGGTACGGTTCGTTCCCGCCTGACGCATACGGGCGGTTGTAGTCTCTTACCGGTGATCGCCAGTACGGGTCGGCGATCACCGGTGACCAGTCACAACCGTCCGTATCACTCGACGACGTGGTCCTCGGCGCTGTCGCCGTCGGCGTAGAGGACGTTCAGCTCCAGTTCGTTCGCGGTGGCGAGCATCGTGTCCGGGATCTCGCGTTCGAAGCGCTCACCCTTCAGCCGGTGAGAGGGGCCGGAGACGCTCAGCACGCCGAGGACCGACCCTTCACGCTGGACCGGGACGGCCGCCGCGTTCAGCCCCCGGATGTGTTCCTGGCGGTTGTAGGCGAACCCGCGCTCTCTGACCCGCTCCAGTTCCCCGTAGAGCGCCTCGCGATCGGTGATCGTGTTCTCGGTGTGCGCGGGCAGCCCCCACCGGTCGAGGATGGCGTCGACGCGCTCTCTGGGGTAGTGTGCGAGGATCGCCTTCCCGGCCGACGAACAGTGGAGGTGGATCTGGCGACCGACCCCGAAGCCGACGCGCACAGCCCGGCTGCCCGTCTCCATGAAGAGGTAGATCCCGAGCCCGTGGTCCTCGACGACGAACTGCGCGCGCTCTTCGGTCTCCTCCGCGAGCGTCCGAACGTACGGCTCGGCCATCCGGTAGGCCGGATCCCGCGTCTGTGCCGCCCGTCCGAGGCGGGCGAACCGGAGCCCGATCTGGTAGCGCTCGCCAGCCCGCGAGACGTACCGGAGGTCCGCGAGGGTGTTGAGGTGGCGGTGGGTCGTCGACTCCGCGAGGTCGAGCGCCGCCGCGATCTCGGAGAGCCGCGACGGGCCGCGCTCTTGGAGCGCGTGGATGATCTCGAAGCTCGTCTCCGTGCTCTGTATCCGCTCGTCGCGCCCGGTCATGATCGAACACTCTCGCCGAGGGGGAAATAGATTCCGTACTGCGGAACGTTTGACGTTCGGCCGGAGGGGATAGATCCCGTCGTATGGCGAATTGCTGTCGGACGAGAGTTCCTTTCATCGAGTCCCTTCCCGGATCGGACACGGTTGGATTCCGCTCCCCGGAAGGTCCGACCGGGCCGACCACGGCAGAGCGGTAGTGATCGGATCGCTCTGACAGCGATACGCCTGTAACGACCCACAGGTACGCACCGGAAGGGATCTCGTTCCGCGGGAGAGCGGCCCCTGACCTGACGGAGATCAAGCCCGTTCGAGCGATCGTTTCCGTCGGTCGGAATTTCGGGCGCTCTTCACCGTCCAGGTCAGTACGACCGCGGCATCCCGAGGACGTGCTGGCCGATGTAGTTTCTCACCATCTCGTTCGAGACCGGCGCGAGCACGTTGATCATCATCTCGCGCCAGTACCGCTCGACGTCGTACTCCTTCGCGTAGCCCATCCCGCCGTGGACCCGGATCGCGCGCTCGCAGGCCTCCAGTGCGTCCTCGCTCGCCCGGAGCTTGAGCGCGTTCGCCGCCGCCGCACACTCCTCATCGCGATCGTAGAGCCAGGCCGCCTTCCGGAGCATGAGGTCGGCCTGTTCGAGCTTGCTCCAGGAGTCCGCGAGCGGGTGCTGGACCGCCTGGTAGCTCCCGATGGGCGCGTCGAAGACGACCCGCTCGCTCGCGTACGACGCCGCCTTCTCGATCGCACGCTGGCCCGTCCCGATCGAGCAGGCCGCGAGACTGATCCGCTCGGCGTTGGCGAACGAGAGGAGGTACCGGAAGCCCGCGCCCTCCTCGCCGACCCGGTCCTCGGCGGGGATCGAGTAGCCGTCGAACCAGACCTCGTACGAGGGCGACGCGCCGCGACCGGCCTTCGAGATCTCGCTCACCTCGATCGCCTCGTGCTCCGGGTCGAACTCCGTGAAGAAGAGCGTGAGGCCGCCGAAGCGGTCGGCCGCCTCGCGCGGGGTCGTCCGGGCGAGCAGCATGATCAGGTCGGCCTCCCCCGCCTTCGAGGTCCAGATCTTC
This region of Halalkalicoccus sp. CGA53 genomic DNA includes:
- a CDS encoding IclR family transcriptional regulator — protein: MTGRDERIQSTETSFEIIHALQERGPSRLSEIAAALDLAESTTHRHLNTLADLRYVSRAGERYQIGLRFARLGRAAQTRDPAYRMAEPYVRTLAEETEERAQFVVEDHGLGIYLFMETGSRAVRVGFGVGRQIHLHCSSAGKAILAHYPRERVDAILDRWGLPAHTENTITDREALYGELERVRERGFAYNRQEHIRGLNAAAVPVQREGSVLGVLSVSGPSHRLKGERFEREIPDTMLATANELELNVLYADGDSAEDHVVE
- a CDS encoding acyl-CoA dehydrogenase family protein, yielding MEFTFDEERRLIRRQIRELCAEFGDEYWRERDRRHEYPEEFFDAFAEGGWCGVTIPTEYGGQGYGVQEAAIVQQEIARSGAAMAGTSVTSHHVFSSAPLVAYGDEAHKERYLPLVADGEVQVCTGVTEPNAGLDTSRIETTAERTEYEEYRVTGQKIWTSKAGEADLIMLLARTTPREAADRFGGLTLFFTEFDPEHEAIEVSEISKAGRGASPSYEVWFDGYSIPAEDRVGEEGAGFRYLLSFANAERISLAACSIGTGQRAIEKAASYASERVVFDAPIGSYQAVQHPLADSWSKLEQADLMLRKAAWLYDRDEECAAAANALKLRASEDALEACERAIRVHGGMGYAKEYDVERYWREMMINVLAPVSNEMVRNYIGQHVLGMPRSY
- a CDS encoding nickel pincer cofactor-dependent isomerase, group 22, producing MEFPDRSQVADLLEPKPFPEFARVRYDPPTETVSDVHGTTRSELDQLPLSELDPGATVAVGVGSRGIHAIDEVATAVVAGLRDRGLEPVLVPAMGSHGGATPAGQREVLEVLGITEERVGAPIDARMDAEQVGEVDVRGTTMAVYVAEAALEADALLPINRVKPHTNFGGRIESGLCKMAVVGFGKQHGARAFHSTAIDRGYVPTLEAALSRLREAVPLVGGIALVENFHEETALVEAIPGDEFEEREPALLERAKAEMATLPTDEIDLLVVDELGKEVSGAGMDTNVIGRYRVLNAPDPETPAIDLIYARGLTEGTKGNGNGIGLADITRKAAIDQLDLQKTYANALTSGSLAKAQLPVVAPDDELALRIALNSLGGYDAETVRVVWIENTTDLAELRISEALVPELSERTSVLDRERLAFEDGEVRFVPA